The Dendropsophus ebraccatus isolate aDenEbr1 chromosome 10, aDenEbr1.pat, whole genome shotgun sequence genome has a segment encoding these proteins:
- the ENTR1 gene encoding endosome-associated-trafficking regulator 1: protein MSGFSRQAPGKRGKTLIIQDDSDVENPDEGNPFSFKEFVKSKNCTLPAGRNCDEDRSIDTRLGTTVLPELRDKFVLNSKYQDMFFKDPTADNDLLEEEEEDEEEDWSGSYHPSVVEQTHNVSTSPESIYNESYVYSDISGDQFTTWRLPEGTSPAADGYSNPEPLIPAVKPLADSVHLHPKQMSYEEALEENNCLKRKIQELQKLNELQTEKVKHFERKLEEKILEEQKEAQDLESMVQQVEANLQMMTKRAAKAESNVTKLKQEVTLLQIQLNTYKAENEALRRGETAGMNAVKQNAGLALENLHKAVSGAQASIKQLVSGAEALNLVAELLRSIDKIAEVHDDGS from the exons ACAGTGATGTGGAGAATCCCGATGAGGGTAACCCGTTCTCTTTCAAGGAATTTGTGAAAAGCAAAAACTGCACATTGCCCGCCGGACGGAACTGTGATGAGGATCGCTCCATT GACACCAGACTTGGCACCACTGTCCTCCCCGAGCTCCGAGACAAGTTTGTCTTGAACTCAAAGTATCAGGACATGTTTTTCAAGGACCCCACAGCGGATAATGAtctcctggaggaggaggaagaagatgaagaggaggACTGGAGCGGGAGCTATCACCCATCAGTTGTAGAGCAGACCCATAATGTCAGCACATCACCGGAAAGCATATACAATGAGTCTTATGTGTACAGTGACATCTCAGGGGATCAGTTTACTACATGGCGTCTTCCTGAAGGAACGTCTCCTGCTGCTGATGGTTACTCCAATCCAGAGCCGCTTATACCAGCCGTGAAGCCCCTCGCCGATAGCGTGCATCTACACCCCAAGCAGATGAGCTATGAGGAG GCCCTAGAAGAAAATAATTGTCTGAAAAGAAAAATTCAAGAGCTCCAGAAACTGAATGAATTGCAGACAGAAAA GGTTAAACATTTTGAGCGAAAACTGGAAGAAAAAATCCTTGAGGAGCAGAAGGAGGCGCAAGACCTGGAGTCCATGGTGCAACAAGTGGAGGCGAATCTGCAGATGATGACG AAAAGAGCTGCAAAAGCTGAGAGCAATGTGACGAAGCTGAAGCAGGAGGTTACTCTACTCCAG attcaGCTTAACACTTATAAAGCAGAGAATGAAGCCTTGCGGAGGGGGGAGACAGCCGGAATGAACGCTGTCAAACAAAATGCAGGCTTAGCTCTGGAGAACCTGCACAAGGCAGTGAGTGGAGCACAGGCCTCCATCAA GCAGCTGGTGTCTGGGGCCGAGGCTTTGAACCTTGTAGCCGAACTGCTGAGATCCATTGATAAAATAGCAGAAGTCCACGATGACGGCTCATGA